tttatttatttatttattcctgttgTTTCTAGCTAATCACATTTGTGCTATTTAGAGCCATACATAAATAGATATCAGTAGAGACTACTCACCTTCAGAACTGTGTAATTTTGAAATGGCAGAATTCTTAAATGCTGGCTGgagccttttctctttcctgaaatATTGTATCTTGCATAATATCTCCCCGCTGAAACATTTGTCTTGGATCAAAGAAACTGGCATTGGTAGGCAACTTTTGATCAAAAACACATAAGGTAAAATAAGTTTTTGCAGTGGGTCACAAACATCATATTTTTTGTGTCCTCCAGCAACAGATATTTTTGGCTTTGATTTAAGCAGCTGTTTGACATCTTCAGATATGAAACTGCCTGGGATTGTCATTTCTGTTCTTGGTGagtcagcatttttctttacaaaaccTATTTGTGAATATATACTACTAACAAAATCACGACAAAGAgaactgcatttgttttgtgctgcagcatcccagTTATTAGATCTCACAGCTGACGGTATGGtatgaaagagagagatgtgCCTTTGTTCCAAAAGCCATTGGTACTTTTCCtgctcatttttaatatttctgaggGATAACAACAATTCtgacacctgaaaaaaaaaaaaaaaaagaaaatgatttttttctcattaatggCTATGAAGACAAATTATGTGGATGACTAGGAAGTTTTATTgtgttactattattattgttattactatcATCTTTTGAAAGAATACAAGTTTTGATAAAAGTCATGGCTTGGTAGACATTAATCTTCACACCATATAGACAGATCATGCTTGTCACAAAAATCTTGCATCACAAACATAGGATAAAACAGTATTCAAGGGctagagatgaagaaaaaagcaaaatgatgatGCAAGATGTAATGAGCTGTGTTCCCAACACTTCACAATGACGACAATTCCCTTTGGATTGATTTATATCAATATGTATAGGTGTTTCTTTTATAATGTTTATAACAGACTGTAGATGACAACAGCTCCATGAAAAGCCATCTCTAATTTTTCCACTTCATGCCTTAACAAAATTgtccaaaactatttttaaaatgtcatttgacCTGAACAATGCATTGCACTACACAGGCTGTGTGTATAAAACAGATCACTAAAGGTGAGAAAATGAACGTAGAGAAGCTGTAACACTTTGTATCCCTCTACTTAGCCTATGTCCAGCAAATCTATCACCAGGAAGCTACTAAGATGATGCCCTAAATCAGGAAAAGAATGTGTTGTTTATTTGCTATCACAGACTATTACGTGCTGGATCCAAATATTATGCAttaaaagtcattttattttactgaaaactcATAGAAACTGACAATTTCTGTGTAGATGTAAGTAGCATTGCTTAGAATAAAAACTACTTCATACAGAATGCCTGCTGTTGAGATTGCAATGtccttctgttttattcaaATAGCACTCaacatttacagaagaaatcaaGTGAGCTGCTTCCATTAAGATAACTGAATATTAAGGGACACATAATCTAAAATACAAAGTGGAATCTGATATCTGGCGCTTACTGATGCTCTGATCAAGCATTCTGATATGTATAGAACagctgagaaacaaacaaaatgatctTGTAGATTTACTGCATGAACATAagacaaatataaatacatgttttcagaTAGGAGCAAATGATAGTAATTTAAATGCCATGCTTATAAATAATGAACTTGAAATGATAAGCTGCTACAAATTCCGGTACCAATTCTTTTTTCTGctacaaaaattaaatgcaattgtATTTGTGACTCTTAAAAAAgttcctctgtattttcttgCTAGGCATCATTCCATTAAAGCCTGGCATATCTCCTCACTCTGACAGTTCCAGTATACATACCAAAGAGCATTTtgaacaaataataataatttggtaCCGTAGAGGTACCTAGGCAattgtttttggaaaaacaaaccaaaacaaaccccacCAACACTGAAGATAAAAGGAAGTAGACACAAAAAGCCTACAAATGGGTTTTATCCTGTTACAGTTCTCACTTTACAACCAAAAGAGAAAGactgtttcttctgctctggATCTTCTGGCAGTGTATCATTCCCAGTTTGATCCATTGTGGCCTcactgtgctgaaaaaaaaaagatgttttaattaaaagatgagaaaattataggtttaaaagaggaaaagattaataagaaaaacagaaacgCCCAAGAGGGACTCAATTCCACATTTCTCAGTATCCTCTGAATTAATACTGGTATTTCTGTGTTATGCATCTGTACTGGGTCgggctgggatgttaactttccctgcagcagcccatccagtgctgtgctctgcactcgtagctagAAGAGccctggtatcacaccagtgttgtgcctgctgctgagctgtgctggcaccGCATCAGGActcccccagagccagcaggctgggggtgggcaagtggtgaggaaggaacatcaccagggcagctgacctaagcCAGCCAAAAGGATATTCGATGCCgtatgatgtcacactcagcaatacggggtgggaaaggagaagggggggtggggggtggaagCTCTCATTATGAAGACATCTGTTCACCCAACAACTGATATGcatattgaggccctgcttcccaggacgtggccgaacatcgcttGTTGATGGGAATTGGAGAGTGTTTTTTTTGGCCTGCTGGtggtgtttaatttttattttgctaaatattttacTAAGTATTTTACCTGGGGTGAAAAAATTCTCTTTCCTGCCTGCTTTCACGCtcttcccacctcctgccccaaagGCCGCTTTGGGGAGTGAGAAATGCTGTGAGCCGGCAGCAGGTGACTATGCAGGCAGGTTTCTTGAGCTAGCAGGGCCAGAGGTGTCAGCAGACAGAAACAAAGACACTGCCTTTGCAGCGCACCACAACATTCTCTCTTCAAAACTCAGCTCGGGCAGATTCCCACTGGAGTACTACtttccaggaaatatttttcaaattaataatGAAGCAAGGGTTCTGTTTTTAGAATTGCATGCATGCAAAACCTCTTTATTGAGGCACATGGGCCTAATTACTACACAAGGCTGTTCTAAAGAGTTTTAcggcagccctggctgcactGATTTCATTAAGACAAAGGATGGCACATATACAGATTTAACGTGAATAGCTTTCTTTGTAAGGACCCAAACCTGGAATTCATGACAGTTCCGAGTCCAGCATAACTGCTTCACAGTTCTGGTAGGGGCAATGCCTGTAAGATGAGAACGCTGAAGATCCTTGTTAAATGTTTAACAGCCTTTGGATTTGTGGATTGCATGAGCATTCTGAAATTCCAAACTAATTGTAGAAAACAGATTCTTCATGAAAAGAATATTGTGGGAGGCAACTTACAGTAACCTTGCAGCAGGTAGTTCAGGCTCCCTAGGACATAGCCAGGTGATCTCTAGCTCACCTTAATAGGGTAGTTTAAGTAACATACATTCACTTTATAGCTATCACTGTGCTATAGTTTTTCCgtatttcagcaaaagaaaatcgGTTCTTCTCTTAAAGCAGTGAAATGCACAGTGCAACATGTTAACATAAACGCAGCTTCAGTAGCTTAGATTCAAGCATTTGTTTCACTGATCTGCTTGAATCTTAGTTCATAGCTTGAATAGTAAAGGCAGAAGATGTATCTCAAGGAGAAGCACTATGATTTCTAAACAAAGCTTCCAAACATCAGATTTACATTATCACTATTTACACCCAAAGTATTggattttctatttatttacttatttttgtggAGGATGTTCATGAGATATTCACtagaaaatcaatttttacTATACACTTAAACCAAATCTAATTTGCAAACAGGAGGATCACACACTGTAAATTTATTGTGAAAATGGAGGTTGACAGGAGGGACTATTTCCCATCCCCTACTACCTACGTTCTTTGTAAGATCTCACATTAACCTTGccttttctccttatttgaATACCTGCTTGTATTTAAGCTTCTGATGTGAAAgaagtgcaaaggaaagaatgtaattaacagcaaaacaatctaatttaaatacagttttgctACCCCATACAACTATTTAGCATTGAATCAGAAGGAACACTATGCTTAGGAATGAAAGGTCTGTGTGAATGACTCACCATGAACAAATTAAAGACGATGGATGAAAAAGGAAGTGGCTGGCTGGAAACCTCTGTGAAATGAATTCTACTGTTCCAGATACTTCAGGTTTTCCGAGGCTCTCTCATTTCATTAGCCAGTTAAGGGGAACTTATTCCCGCTATCTAGATTTAGTTTCAGTAAGCTATGGAAGGAATTCTTCAGAAAGAGGTAAAGAGCGCAGAACAGAATAAAAGGAAGGGCAAACAACACAACAGTTTCAAACAGTATAAGCAAAAGCACTCCGGtattcatgaaataaaacaggaaacagAACATGAGAATCAAGGCAGAGGCGGTTCTCATTTAGAAATGAGTGGACTGTAAGCTTGCTGCCATCCTGTGGCAGCAGGTATCCGTTCCCATGAACTAGGAATTTGGGTTGAGTTTATGAAAAAGCTAGATAGGCCTGGTCTAGGACAGCGGGTTTCACAGTTTGAGGATCTTGTGGAGCTCTGCTACCAGTTGAGATACACACAGGCTAAGGACCCACTGAAAGGGACTGTAGAAGATGAGGGCAAAGAGCTTGCTTCAAGTCAGCAGATAGACTTCCCTTACTGCACCTCTCTTTAAGAAACATGCTGGCTACTGCTTAAAAGAATTTCAATGCAAATGCTGCTCAAACCGAAAAGCATGTGGAATTGTGCtaagtatttacattttagGTTTCCTTGtcaaagcagaatattttgcaagcgttaataaaaaataaagcaggacaAACTGTTTGCTGTATGGCCAGCCAATACAGATAAAGAGTATTATCAGTAATCTCTAGCATTTTCTCTAAACTTTTATAGTATTTCTAAGAGATATTAATTCAGGTAACAGTAGCATTGTATCCAGTTTGTAAAGGCATATAAACATAATTCCCTCCCATCCCCTCTGCCCCATCCTCCTTTGTAACTCTTAACAGAATTTCAAGATAGGAATCTTTCATGTTTATCAACAGGCAATATTTATTGTTATAACTGAGAACTCTACATACAGTATTGCACAAAATTATAATGTATCGACTGACAAAACCATGTTCCTATATAACTGTTAATAGCACTTTACAGAAGCCTACTTTAACACACTGTGCGTTAAGTGTCAGTAAATTGATAATTCTTAGAGGATTATTTCATGGGTGTATGGAAGTGCAAACTTTCATTCAAGGCATATACACAGAACACATGAAAAGGACTGCTGTGAGCACCAcaggtccaaaaaaaaaaaaaaaaacaaaaaaacaccccaaaactaacaaaaaaacccaaccctcccttccaaaacagaacaaacgCACACTGAAACAAGCTGAGTAAATAACTGCATTCTTAGGAAACACTAGTGCTACTACATTCATAGTCTTATCCCCTAGCAAGAAGCATAGAAATGTAATCTGAAGAGATGCCCTTAACTCAAGAGTTTTAGACATACTGATTCAGCTGTATCACATTAactggatttgtttgtttggcaaGACCAAAGGACATACAGCACTATAAATTCAGCTAACCAGTGTACTACCAGTTATTCCTGAATTACTGTATAAAGTAACTCTGTACAATAGTTGACCACTGcaggaaaaaggctttttacaTCAAAAGCTGATACAGTATACAACTAAAATTCAAGTACTTAACATTAACTATAGTTATGGAAATTctggctttcttttcttatgcaatacacattttttcatttttattcttccctgTACAACTTTTCTCAAACTGGATCTACCCAGCTGCAATCCCACAGCCTTACACACTGCTGCTGTAAAGTTGTTCACAGGCACGTGGCATGACTCTAGGAGCCTTAGTCCCTCTTGTCCTCTGCTTCCTACTTCCAGCCTTTTGACCAACTGCTCAGGTCAGTTTCCCAGGCAGACAAGTTACCATCTCTTCCACACAAGTAAGTAGCTAAGCTGCACAGTGTCCTCTTTGGACAATCAGGGAAATTAGAGACACATTAGGATGGAAGAGTACTTTTTTTCCTACCAGCTTTGGGAAGGCCTGGAGAAACACACTTCTGCCTGAGCTCCAATGGAAGAAGTACTGAATACAATCAGCTTGAAAAACACCATCTTAGAAAAGGAATAATCTGATTAAAGGAAGTACATTAAtcccaaagaaaaaatagcatccTGTAAGTATAATTAATTACTGActagattattttaaacaactactaaatacaagttttttttgtttttaaatcacaaagACTTCCTGTTACTAAACTGACCTCAGGATGGGAGTTAAATAGAAGTTACCGTTAAGTTTTGTAAGGGAAGAATCCTAGTACCTACACTGTCACCACAGAGTTCAAATTCTAACAAAATTAATAGCACACATGGctacaaaaagtatttttttctctcaagaaACCCCATGCATATAGCTTTGGTGCTTGGTGCACAGACAGCACTTGAGAGCATATACACATTCTGTGACCACTGAAATCTGAATTCTGAGCAGTGTTACCAACTTTGCAATTTAAATCAAGAAGGATGAGGACAAACAATAGAAATGTGAGAAACAAGACCTGCTTTACTCCTGCTTTAGCACTCCAGTGCCTGAATGTGTTTCAGGTTGttgaaacagaaacaacataGGCTCTGCCTTCAACAAGGCAAGGAGCAGGATTAAAACTGGATTAGcatattttgaagtatttctaCAAACGGTGCTCTAACTGCCTACTACATTAATACATTAACTTCTTTTTGGACTTCCTTGGATTTACAGGAAAATAGGATACCAGAAAACCTACACATAAAAAACGTGAAACCATCAGAAATCTAAGAACATAAAGTAAGCATCTACATAATCAGTGAACTTTGA
The genomic region above belongs to Oxyura jamaicensis isolate SHBP4307 breed ruddy duck chromosome Z, BPBGC_Ojam_1.0, whole genome shotgun sequence and contains:
- the LOC118156431 gene encoding uncharacterized protein LOC118156431, with the translated sequence MDQTGNDTLPEDPEQKKQSFSFGCKVSELLLSLRNIKNEQEKYQWLLEQRHISLFHTIPSAVRSNNWDAAAQNKCSSLCRDFVSSIYSQIGFVKKNADSPRTEMTIPGSFISEDVKQLLKSKPKISVAGGHKKYDVCDPLQKLILPYVFLIKSCLPMPVSLIQDKCFSGEILCKIQYFRKEKRLQPAFKNSAISKLHSSEVSEIPYVIFHNLRGLQWKLYKGMAKRKEPFQIFWREANYRTSTILEEKHEKTEYILPLIFKDSIILSVYPAYSALRLEFKWK